Genomic DNA from Pseudomonas sp. CCC3.1:
CGCTTGGCGCGCCAGTTACTGGAAGAACAGGCGCAGCGCCTGGGCATCCAGCAATTGCCCAAACTGGGGATCATGATTGAAGTGCCAGCGGCCGCATTGATGGCCGACCTGTTTGCGCCCGAGGTCGACTTCTTCTCGATTGGCACCAACGACCTGACCCAATACACCTTGGCGATGGACCGCGACCACCCGCGTCTGGCCAGTCAGGCCGACAGCTTCCACCCGGCTGTATTGCGCCTGATCGCCAACACCGTCAAGGCTGCGCATGCCCACGGCAAATGGGTGGGTGTGTGCGGCGCGCTGGCGTCCGAATCACTGGCGGTGCCGGTGTTGGTGGGGCTGGGTGTTGATGAGTTATCGGTGAGCGTGCCGTTGATTCCGGCGATTAAAGCGCGTGTGCGCGAGCTGGACTACACAGCCTGTCAGAGCCTGGCGCAACAAGTGCTGGCGCTGGAAAGTGCCGATCAGGTGCGTGCCGCATTGCAACAGCCACAACCGGCCCAGGCCGCCCCCTCACTGGTGTTGGAGAACTGAACATGTTTGCAAAATTTCAGCAGGCGTTTTGGAAAGCCCTGACCCCGGATCTGGTAGCGGATGAGCCGAAGCCGTCGACCTCGACCCTGGAGGCGGCAGTCTTGGCGGCGCTTGGCGGTGCCAGCAACCTCAAGTCTGAACAGCGAGTGGCGCTGACCCGAATCCGCGTTGAACTCAACGATGCCACGCGCATCGACCCGCAAGCCCTGCGCCTGGCGGGTGTACCGGGGGTTATGGCGCTGGAAGGTGGCGTGGTGCATTTGGTGGGGGTGTAGTCGCTGACGAGGTACGAAGGCTGCGATGCGGGCCGCAGGACCGCCGTCTAGGGTCACTTCGCAACCCATCGCAGCCTCATTCTTCGGCAGCGATTACAGAGGACGTTGCACGTTTCAAAACCTGCGCTCGCCGACACCGC
This window encodes:
- a CDS encoding PTS transporter subunit EIIB, producing MFAKFQQAFWKALTPDLVADEPKPSTSTLEAAVLAALGGASNLKSEQRVALTRIRVELNDATRIDPQALRLAGVPGVMALEGGVVHLVGV